A genomic window from Planococcus rifietoensis includes:
- a CDS encoding glycoside hydrolase family 13 protein has product MTEWWKKAVVYQIYPRSFMDSNGDGIGDIPGIISKLDYLAELGVDVLWLSPVYDSPNNDNGYDIRDYQKIMQEFGTMDDFDRMLVGVHERGMRLVMDLVVNHTSDEHKWFRERPDYYIWKDQPNNWRSFFSGSAWQFDEEREQYYLHLFSKKQPDLNWENEELRNEVYKMMRWWLDKGVDGFRMDVINMISKDQDFPDGIDGDGTPHFFNGPRVHEFLQEMNEKVLSDYDIVTVGEMPGAATEDAKLYTGADRRELNMIFTFEHMNLDQGPSGKWELQPLRLMDLKENLEKWQVELFEKGWNSLYWNNHDQPRIVSRFGNDVQYRKQSAKMLATCLHFLQGTPYIYQGEELGMTNVAFSSIDEYRDIETLNMYKEKHAQGIPHEELMKSIHAKGRDNARTPMQWDASLNAGFTDGEPWISVNPNYLEINAEKRHEADSVFGHYQKLIALRKDLAVITEGDFNLLHREDEEIFAYSRNTLDEQLTVYCNFSETPRELPLPTGQMLIGNYPLQENQGVVLLRPYEALCFYEGNQK; this is encoded by the coding sequence ATGACGGAGTGGTGGAAGAAAGCGGTTGTATATCAAATTTACCCGAGAAGTTTCATGGATTCCAATGGCGATGGAATCGGCGATATCCCAGGGATCATCAGCAAGCTGGATTATCTGGCAGAACTTGGGGTCGATGTGTTATGGCTATCGCCTGTCTACGATTCCCCGAACAATGACAATGGCTACGACATCCGTGATTACCAAAAGATCATGCAGGAGTTTGGGACGATGGACGATTTCGACAGGATGCTTGTCGGAGTTCATGAGCGCGGGATGCGCCTTGTCATGGATTTGGTCGTCAATCATACATCTGACGAGCATAAATGGTTTAGGGAGCGCCCTGACTATTATATCTGGAAAGACCAGCCGAACAATTGGCGCTCTTTTTTCAGCGGATCGGCGTGGCAATTCGATGAAGAGAGAGAGCAATACTATCTGCACCTGTTTTCCAAGAAACAGCCGGACTTGAATTGGGAAAATGAAGAACTGCGAAATGAAGTGTATAAGATGATGCGCTGGTGGCTGGATAAAGGCGTCGATGGCTTTCGCATGGACGTCATCAATATGATTTCCAAAGACCAGGATTTCCCGGATGGCATCGATGGCGACGGCACACCCCACTTCTTCAACGGGCCGCGCGTCCATGAATTCTTGCAGGAGATGAACGAAAAAGTGCTGTCCGATTACGACATCGTAACGGTCGGGGAAATGCCAGGGGCTGCAACAGAAGACGCGAAATTATATACGGGCGCGGATCGCCGCGAACTCAATATGATTTTTACTTTTGAACACATGAACTTGGACCAGGGGCCAAGCGGAAAATGGGAACTCCAGCCGCTGCGCCTCATGGACTTGAAAGAAAACCTGGAGAAATGGCAAGTGGAGCTTTTTGAAAAAGGCTGGAACAGCTTGTATTGGAACAATCACGACCAGCCGCGCATCGTCTCGCGTTTCGGGAATGACGTCCAGTACCGTAAACAATCGGCGAAAATGCTCGCCACTTGCCTTCATTTCTTGCAAGGGACGCCGTATATTTACCAAGGGGAAGAGCTTGGCATGACCAATGTGGCGTTTTCATCGATCGATGAGTACCGGGATATCGAGACTTTGAATATGTATAAGGAAAAACATGCACAAGGCATTCCACACGAAGAGCTCATGAAGTCGATCCACGCAAAAGGCCGTGACAATGCCAGAACGCCGATGCAGTGGGACGCCTCTCTAAACGCCGGCTTTACTGATGGAGAGCCGTGGATCTCGGTTAACCCAAATTATCTGGAGATCAATGCAGAAAAACGTCACGAAGCGGATTCGGTATTCGGCCATTACCAAAAATTGATCGCGCTCAGAAAAGACTTGGCAGTCATCACAGAAGGCGATTTCAACTTATTGCACCGTGAGGATGAAGAGATTTTCGCCTACTCACGCAATACGCTGGATGAGCAATTGACAGTTTACTGCAATTTTTCCGAAACGCCGCGTGAACTGCCGTTGCCAACGGGCCAAATGCTGATCGGTAATTATCCTCTGCAGGAAAATCAGGGCGTCGTGCTGCTCAGGCCATATGAAGCTCTATGCTTTTATGAGGGCAATCAAAAATAG
- a CDS encoding ROK family protein yields the protein MSKVIGVDIGGTKIRMGVIDAEGRILAERQVKTEFPLYPHLERHVLLFLEEHPDVSAIGIGTHGFVDPQAGSIVFAGDMLPGWTGTEVKAPLEQATGRYVEVENDANCAALAEAKFGAATGLGRVVCITLGTGLGGGIIWDGKLLSGGPHGGAAELGHMILYPNGSRCACGRLGCAEQYLSGTALVRRIKEAGLSVTPPELFELAETDAQAQKLVADFTEDLAIYISSLQAIFDMDMLIIGGGVSESASAWIDELKRQLAKVLLNPLPVEVAQFENDAGMLGAALLVLDR from the coding sequence ATGAGTAAAGTAATTGGTGTAGACATTGGGGGAACGAAAATCCGTATGGGGGTTATTGATGCAGAGGGGCGGATACTCGCAGAGCGTCAAGTGAAAACGGAGTTTCCATTGTATCCACATTTGGAGCGTCACGTGCTGTTGTTTTTAGAGGAGCATCCTGATGTGTCCGCAATCGGCATCGGAACGCACGGCTTTGTCGACCCGCAAGCAGGGAGCATCGTGTTCGCAGGGGATATGCTGCCGGGCTGGACAGGGACAGAGGTCAAAGCACCGCTCGAACAAGCGACAGGGCGTTACGTCGAAGTAGAGAACGATGCCAATTGCGCAGCGCTCGCTGAAGCGAAATTCGGCGCCGCAACAGGGCTTGGGCGTGTCGTCTGCATCACGCTTGGTACGGGGCTTGGCGGCGGCATCATCTGGGACGGAAAGCTGTTGAGCGGCGGCCCGCACGGCGGGGCTGCAGAACTGGGGCATATGATCTTGTATCCGAACGGTTCACGCTGCGCTTGCGGCCGGCTTGGCTGTGCAGAGCAATACCTATCGGGTACGGCCCTTGTACGCCGTATCAAGGAAGCGGGTCTTTCGGTGACGCCGCCGGAATTATTCGAACTGGCTGAAACGGATGCCCAAGCGCAAAAACTGGTTGCTGACTTCACCGAAGACTTGGCGATCTACATCAGCAGCTTACAGGCGATCTTCGATATGGACATGCTTATTATCGGCGGTGGTGTATCGGAATCGGCCTCGGCCTGGATCGATGAATTGAAACGTCAATTGGCGAAGGTGCTATTGAATCCATTACCGGTGGAAGTGGCGCAATTCGAAAATGATGCCGGCATGCTTGGTGCAGCGCTGCTCGTTCTGGACCGATAA
- a CDS encoding ABC transporter substrate-binding protein: MKELKFSKGLLASVLLSAGALAACSSGDEGSTAEGGGEQVTVDIFQFKVEFKDQFEDVVAQYEEENPDVNIEITTVGGGEDYGAALRSRFASGNEPAIFNIGGPQDVADWKDNLTDLSDTGAADAALEGTLDGVTVESEVLGLPYNQEGYGFIYNTRLFEEAGIDAASITDYASLEEAVKTLDSKKDELGLESVFALPGKETWVTGLHLSNTFLAPEFDNNVLTAYDADTVEFEYGEGFKKILDLQNEYSKQPTVSLDYSQQVEELFSLERVAIIQQGNWVYGSIAGIDQELADSGVGMMPIPVEGLEDGGLPVGVPMYWGVNSNQDEEVVTAAKDFLDWLYTSDTGKTAVLEDFKFIPAYEGYDTSKITDPMSKAIYDASEAGETIGWVFMGYPTGWGEDELGASIQKYLSDEASWDEVVDSAKAAWETSRGE, from the coding sequence GTGAAGGAATTAAAGTTCAGCAAGGGGTTATTGGCATCTGTTTTACTGTCAGCAGGGGCACTTGCAGCATGCAGTTCAGGGGATGAAGGATCAACGGCAGAAGGCGGCGGGGAGCAAGTAACAGTCGATATCTTCCAGTTTAAAGTGGAGTTTAAAGACCAGTTCGAAGATGTCGTCGCGCAATACGAAGAAGAAAATCCTGACGTCAATATCGAAATCACGACAGTCGGCGGCGGTGAAGATTACGGCGCTGCGCTTCGTTCCCGTTTCGCTTCAGGCAATGAGCCGGCTATCTTCAATATCGGCGGGCCACAGGACGTAGCGGACTGGAAAGACAATTTGACAGACCTATCTGATACAGGAGCAGCGGATGCAGCTCTAGAAGGAACGCTTGATGGGGTAACGGTCGAGTCGGAAGTGCTCGGTTTGCCGTATAACCAGGAAGGCTACGGATTTATCTACAATACACGCTTGTTCGAGGAAGCGGGAATCGATGCCGCCTCTATCACAGATTACGCAAGTTTAGAAGAAGCGGTGAAGACGCTTGATTCGAAAAAAGACGAACTCGGCCTTGAATCTGTCTTTGCATTGCCAGGAAAAGAAACATGGGTCACTGGTCTTCATTTGTCGAACACTTTCCTTGCACCTGAGTTCGATAATAACGTTTTGACAGCATACGATGCAGACACAGTGGAATTCGAATACGGCGAAGGATTCAAGAAAATCCTCGATTTGCAAAACGAATATTCAAAGCAGCCGACTGTGAGCCTCGACTACTCACAGCAAGTAGAAGAACTATTCTCTCTTGAACGTGTGGCGATCATCCAACAAGGAAACTGGGTGTATGGTTCGATTGCAGGAATTGACCAGGAACTCGCGGATTCAGGCGTCGGCATGATGCCGATTCCGGTTGAAGGCTTAGAAGACGGCGGCTTGCCGGTCGGCGTGCCGATGTATTGGGGCGTCAACTCGAACCAAGATGAAGAAGTCGTGACGGCAGCAAAAGATTTCCTTGATTGGCTCTACACATCCGATACTGGAAAAACAGCTGTTTTGGAAGACTTTAAATTCATTCCGGCATATGAAGGCTATGACACATCCAAAATCACCGATCCGATGTCCAAAGCGATCTATGATGCTTCTGAAGCCGGCGAAACAATCGGCTGGGTCTTCATGGGCTATCCGACTGGATGGGGCGAAGATGAACTCGGCGCTAGCATCCAGAAATACTTAAGCGATGAAGCAAGCTGGGACGAAGTGGTCGATTCAGCGAAAGCGGCATGGGAAACGAGCCGTGGTGAGTAA
- a CDS encoding carbohydrate ABC transporter permease: MRTRDLSYWLFLAPVLLALALVVVVPMLLGLFYSFTAWNGIQTGEFVGFQNYLNLFKDERFLDSLWFTTKFSVVSVILINFIGLSLALIVTSKIKTSSLLRTTFFMPNLIGGLILGFIWQFIFLKVFASVGEAVGMESLQAWLSTTETGFWGLVILMSWQMAGYIMVIYIAYLEGLPKELIEAAEIDGASTPQRFRYIIFPLVAPAFTVSMFLTLSNTFKLYDQNLSLTAGGPYNSTEMVAMEIFKTAFVQNAFAYAQAKAIIFFIIVAVISLVQVYINKRREVEM; this comes from the coding sequence ATGCGTACACGGGATCTTTCCTATTGGTTATTTTTAGCGCCTGTATTATTGGCGTTGGCACTAGTCGTTGTTGTGCCGATGCTGCTGGGGCTTTTCTATTCATTCACGGCGTGGAACGGCATCCAAACCGGCGAATTCGTCGGCTTCCAGAATTACCTGAACTTATTTAAGGATGAGCGTTTCCTTGATTCGCTGTGGTTCACGACGAAATTTTCGGTCGTCTCTGTTATTTTGATCAATTTTATCGGACTATCGCTCGCTTTGATCGTCACCTCGAAAATCAAAACAAGCAGCTTGCTGCGCACGACCTTTTTTATGCCGAACTTGATCGGCGGATTGATCCTCGGGTTTATCTGGCAGTTCATTTTCCTGAAAGTGTTTGCGAGTGTCGGCGAAGCGGTTGGCATGGAGAGCCTGCAGGCATGGCTGTCGACAACCGAAACCGGGTTTTGGGGCTTGGTCATTTTGATGAGCTGGCAAATGGCCGGCTATATCATGGTCATCTATATCGCTTATTTGGAAGGCTTGCCGAAAGAATTGATCGAGGCCGCTGAAATCGACGGGGCATCGACTCCCCAGCGTTTTCGCTACATCATCTTTCCGCTCGTTGCACCAGCCTTCACTGTCAGCATGTTCTTGACTTTGTCGAATACATTCAAGCTGTACGACCAGAACTTGTCGCTGACAGCCGGCGGCCCGTACAATTCGACGGAAATGGTCGCCATGGAGATTTTCAAGACAGCGTTCGTGCAAAATGCATTCGCCTACGCGCAGGCAAAAGCGATTATTTTCTTCATTATTGTCGCTGTCATATCACTTGTCCAAGTGTATATCAATAAACGACGGGAGGTCGAAATGTAA
- a CDS encoding carbohydrate ABC transporter permease, with translation MRNRWNIKVEVLGIALAILWLLPFYLMFVNSFKSKKEIFLDTTSPPEAWSFDNYITAFQELDFLTTLFNSLLITVVSVVLIVLFSAMAAYALSRAKSKMSTFLFFLFVSAMLIPFQSVMIPLVTVFGQFDMLNRGGLIFMYIGFGASLSIFLYHGALNNVPKSLDEAAKIDGANRWQVFWHIIFPILKPITVTVAILNIIWIWNDYLLPSLVINTTGSETIPLKMFFFFGEYTKQWHLALAGLTLAIIPVIIFYFFAQRSIIKGVSDGAVK, from the coding sequence ATGCGCAACCGTTGGAATATAAAAGTTGAAGTGCTTGGCATCGCATTGGCGATTCTATGGCTTTTGCCTTTTTACTTAATGTTCGTCAATTCATTCAAGTCGAAAAAGGAGATTTTCCTCGACACGACGAGCCCTCCGGAAGCCTGGAGCTTCGATAACTATATTACGGCATTCCAGGAACTCGATTTTCTTACAACCTTGTTCAATTCCTTATTGATCACCGTTGTCAGTGTCGTCTTGATCGTCTTATTCTCGGCGATGGCTGCTTATGCGTTGTCGCGAGCGAAAAGCAAGATGTCCACGTTCCTGTTTTTCCTGTTCGTCTCGGCAATGCTCATCCCGTTTCAATCGGTGATGATCCCGCTCGTCACGGTATTCGGCCAATTCGATATGCTGAACCGAGGCGGATTGATTTTTATGTATATCGGTTTCGGTGCGAGCCTGTCGATTTTCCTGTATCATGGGGCTTTGAATAATGTCCCAAAATCGCTCGATGAAGCGGCGAAAATTGATGGGGCAAACCGGTGGCAAGTGTTTTGGCATATCATTTTCCCGATTCTCAAGCCGATCACTGTCACGGTCGCCATACTCAATATCATCTGGATTTGGAACGATTACCTATTACCATCGCTTGTCATCAATACGACCGGCAGTGAAACGATTCCGTTGAAGATGTTCTTCTTCTTCGGCGAATATACGAAGCAATGGCATTTGGCGCTTGCAGGACTTACGCTGGCAATCATTCCGGTGATTATCTTCTATTTCTTTGCGCAGCGCTCGATCATCAAAGGCGTCTCGGATGGCGCTGTAAAATAA
- a CDS encoding LacI family DNA-binding transcriptional regulator — protein MAITIKDVAKLAEVSPATVSRVIADHPKITPKTKRKVRKAMEELGYYPNFQARNLVAQKSKAIGVVMENSTTLAFQNPFFPEVLRGISVSAHHSQYGLYLSTSATEQEIYEEVVAMTQGKRVDGIILLYSKIDDKVMDYLLANGVPFSVVGRPYTRPDAISYVDNDNVAIAKEVVGHLVSLGHRDISFVGGASDFIVSSDRLSGYRQALDEAGIAFTPDYVVTQEKMEGHEQQAIRNLMEQKNPPTAIVTHDDLVAYEVISYLEDLNIAVPTDVSIVGFNNHTLSSHLKPPLSTVDISIFDLGMEAANLVLEKINDDNAPPRNIIVPATLIERGSCQSL, from the coding sequence ATGGCAATCACAATTAAAGATGTCGCGAAACTGGCGGAAGTTTCGCCGGCGACGGTTTCTAGGGTTATTGCGGATCATCCGAAGATCACCCCGAAAACAAAGCGCAAAGTGCGAAAAGCCATGGAAGAGCTTGGCTATTATCCGAACTTCCAGGCGCGCAACTTAGTGGCGCAAAAAAGCAAAGCGATCGGTGTTGTCATGGAAAACTCCACGACGCTTGCTTTCCAGAATCCCTTCTTCCCTGAAGTGTTGCGCGGAATTTCCGTCAGTGCCCACCACAGCCAGTACGGCCTGTATCTATCGACCAGTGCGACCGAGCAGGAAATCTATGAAGAAGTGGTGGCGATGACACAAGGGAAGCGCGTTGACGGCATTATCTTGCTGTATTCGAAAATCGATGATAAAGTCATGGATTACCTGCTTGCAAATGGCGTTCCGTTTTCAGTAGTGGGCCGCCCCTACACGCGTCCGGATGCCATTTCCTATGTTGACAATGATAATGTCGCCATTGCGAAAGAAGTGGTGGGCCACTTGGTTTCACTAGGCCACCGGGACATTTCATTCGTCGGCGGCGCATCCGATTTTATCGTTTCGTCGGACCGCTTGAGCGGTTACCGGCAAGCGCTGGATGAAGCGGGGATTGCGTTCACTCCAGATTATGTGGTGACACAGGAAAAGATGGAAGGGCACGAGCAGCAGGCGATCCGCAATTTAATGGAACAGAAAAATCCGCCGACCGCCATCGTCACGCACGATGACTTGGTCGCCTATGAAGTGATCAGTTATTTGGAAGATTTGAATATTGCTGTACCGACCGATGTGTCGATTGTCGGGTTCAACAACCATACTTTGTCGAGCCATTTAAAGCCCCCGCTCAGCACGGTGGATATTTCGATTTTTGACCTTGGAATGGAAGCGGCGAATTTGGTATTGGAAAAAATAAACGATGACAATGCACCTCCCCGGAACATCATCGTTCCGGCAACATTGATCGAAAGAGGATCTTGTCAAAGTCTTTGA
- a CDS encoding glycoside hydrolase family 13 protein produces the protein MNKTWWKEAVAYQVYPRSFNDSNGDGIGDINGVTEKLDYLKELGIDVIWICPMYKSPNDDNGYDISDYQEIMDELGTMADFDRLLKEVHARGMKLIIDLVINHTSDEHPWFLESRSSLDNPKRDWYVWRDRPTNWESIFGGSAWELDEKTGQYYLHIFSKKQPDLNWENPEVRKELYKMVNWWLDKGIDGFRVDAISHIKKDFSDLPIEEGKPWVPAWEKMMNVDGIQPLLAELRDETFAKYDIMTVGEANGVYAEDIDEWISEEDGKFDMVFQFEDLTLWDSDVKQGINVNDLKTVLTRWQKAVDGVGWNALFIENHDKPRVVSTWGNDGEYWRESATALACMYFFMQGTPFIYQGQEIGMTNAPFEEIHHYDDVHTHNLYFYNLAEGMEHDAIMTLLKSTSRDHSRTPMQWNGEKNAGFTTGAPWLQMNPNFEWLNVESQMQDPASVLSFYKQMIFLRKNMDVLVYGSYDLAETDCEDVYAYTRTQGEEQVLILSNLGSTTCTWLEPEGAELLLANYEDRDLHQLKPYEARVYKLA, from the coding sequence ATGAACAAAACATGGTGGAAAGAAGCAGTAGCATATCAGGTCTACCCACGCAGCTTCAATGACTCGAATGGAGACGGCATCGGGGATATAAACGGTGTCACGGAAAAACTGGATTATTTGAAGGAACTGGGGATTGACGTCATCTGGATCTGCCCGATGTACAAATCACCGAATGACGACAATGGCTACGACATCAGCGATTATCAGGAAATCATGGATGAACTCGGTACGATGGCTGATTTCGACCGCCTGCTCAAAGAAGTGCACGCACGCGGCATGAAATTGATCATCGACCTAGTGATCAACCACACGAGCGATGAGCATCCGTGGTTTTTGGAATCTCGCTCGTCGCTCGATAACCCAAAGCGCGACTGGTATGTTTGGCGTGACCGCCCGACCAATTGGGAAAGCATTTTCGGCGGTTCGGCATGGGAGCTCGATGAGAAGACCGGACAATATTATTTGCACATTTTCTCGAAAAAGCAACCGGATTTGAACTGGGAAAATCCGGAAGTTAGAAAAGAGCTATACAAAATGGTCAATTGGTGGCTGGATAAAGGCATCGACGGGTTCCGCGTCGACGCCATCAGCCATATCAAGAAAGACTTCAGCGATTTACCGATTGAAGAAGGCAAGCCGTGGGTGCCAGCCTGGGAAAAAATGATGAATGTCGACGGCATCCAGCCGTTGCTTGCGGAGTTGCGTGATGAGACCTTTGCGAAATACGACATTATGACAGTCGGGGAAGCGAATGGTGTCTACGCGGAAGATATCGACGAATGGATCAGCGAAGAAGACGGCAAATTCGATATGGTGTTCCAATTCGAGGATTTGACACTGTGGGACAGCGATGTCAAACAAGGCATCAACGTCAATGACTTGAAAACCGTCTTGACGCGCTGGCAAAAAGCAGTCGACGGTGTCGGCTGGAATGCATTGTTCATCGAAAACCACGACAAGCCGCGCGTCGTCTCGACTTGGGGCAATGACGGCGAATACTGGCGCGAAAGTGCAACAGCGCTCGCTTGCATGTATTTCTTCATGCAAGGGACGCCATTCATCTATCAGGGCCAGGAAATCGGTATGACCAATGCGCCATTTGAGGAAATCCATCATTATGACGATGTCCATACGCATAATTTGTATTTTTATAATTTGGCGGAAGGCATGGAACATGATGCAATCATGACCTTGTTGAAATCGACAAGCCGCGACCATTCCCGTACGCCGATGCAATGGAATGGGGAGAAGAATGCCGGATTCACGACAGGCGCTCCGTGGCTGCAGATGAACCCGAATTTCGAATGGCTCAATGTCGAAAGCCAGATGCAAGATCCGGCATCGGTGTTGTCATTTTATAAACAAATGATTTTCTTGCGCAAAAACATGGACGTATTGGTATATGGCAGCTACGATTTGGCCGAGACCGATTGCGAGGATGTTTATGCTTATACACGTACGCAAGGGGAAGAACAAGTGCTCATCCTTTCGAACCTAGGAAGCACGACATGCACTTGGCTGGAACCTGAAGGCGCAGAACTGTTGCTCGCCAATTACGAGGACCGTGACTTGCATCAATTAAAACCGTATGAAGCACGGGTATATAAGCTCGCTTAA
- a CDS encoding glucose-6-phosphate isomerase produces MLMINLTYSQAIESAVDLKMKTRLQQIQEDLYAKKGAGSDFLGWLDWPSSLPDDFLSKIEDTAKAIRDKADVLVVIGIGGSYLGSKAVLSALSSYFPKDEQLEVLFAGHQVSGEYLKQLLEHLEGKEVVVNVISKSGKTTEPAIAFRFLRDYMEKRYGDGAAERIIVTTDAEKGALRQLAETKGYERFIVPDDVGGRYSVFTAVGLLPIAAAGHSIRKLLDGAKEAETTYREAGPDNNPAMQYAAIRHHLYVQGYTTEVNAIFEPKLSFVQEWWKQLFGESEGKEGKGIFPASVVFTTDLHSLGQFIQDGQRNLFETFLLVKEAQQDLEIFETPEDGDELNYIAGLSLQEFNHIAHKGTSNAHLSGGVPQLSLTVDRIDESQIGHLLYFYMLSCAYSAYLLGINPFDQPGVEEYKNNIFKLLKKPGF; encoded by the coding sequence ATGCTTATGATCAACTTAACATATTCACAAGCCATCGAGTCTGCAGTAGATCTCAAAATGAAAACACGTTTGCAGCAAATCCAGGAGGATCTGTACGCAAAAAAAGGAGCCGGATCCGATTTCCTTGGCTGGCTTGACTGGCCCTCTTCATTGCCTGATGATTTCCTGTCAAAAATCGAAGATACCGCTAAAGCGATCCGTGACAAAGCCGACGTTTTGGTCGTCATCGGAATCGGCGGTTCCTATCTAGGGTCAAAAGCCGTCCTTTCTGCACTGTCGTCTTATTTCCCGAAAGACGAGCAATTGGAAGTGCTGTTTGCGGGCCATCAAGTGAGCGGTGAATACTTGAAGCAATTGCTTGAACACTTAGAGGGCAAGGAAGTCGTCGTCAATGTCATCTCAAAATCAGGCAAAACGACAGAACCGGCCATCGCGTTCCGTTTCCTGCGCGATTATATGGAAAAACGCTATGGCGACGGAGCGGCCGAACGCATCATCGTGACGACTGATGCTGAAAAAGGAGCGCTTCGCCAATTAGCCGAAACAAAAGGCTATGAACGCTTTATCGTGCCAGATGATGTCGGTGGGCGCTACTCCGTCTTCACAGCAGTCGGGCTGTTGCCGATTGCTGCTGCCGGACATTCAATCCGCAAGCTATTGGACGGCGCAAAAGAAGCGGAAACAACTTACCGCGAGGCGGGCCCCGACAATAACCCAGCGATGCAATACGCGGCGATCCGCCATCACTTGTATGTCCAAGGCTATACGACAGAAGTGAACGCCATCTTCGAGCCGAAGCTGTCATTCGTCCAGGAATGGTGGAAGCAATTATTTGGCGAAAGCGAAGGAAAAGAAGGAAAAGGCATCTTCCCGGCATCGGTCGTCTTCACGACGGACTTGCACTCGCTTGGCCAATTCATCCAGGACGGGCAGCGCAACTTGTTCGAAACCTTCCTGTTGGTGAAAGAAGCACAGCAAGACCTGGAGATTTTCGAAACGCCTGAAGACGGCGATGAATTGAATTATATTGCCGGCTTGTCCTTGCAGGAATTTAACCACATCGCCCATAAAGGCACATCGAACGCCCATTTGTCCGGCGGTGTTCCGCAATTGAGCTTGACCGTGGACCGCATCGATGAATCCCAAATCGGCCATTTGCTGTATTTCTACATGCTGAGCTGCGCGTATAGCGCTTATCTTCTTGGCATCAACCCGTTCGACCAGCCGGGCGTCGAAGAATATAAGAACAATATCTTCAAGCTGTTGAAAAAACCAGGATTCTAA